The DNA segment GCGCACACACGCACGATGACCTCGGTCTCGGCGTCGCCAACGCTCTGGCCGCCGTCGATGCCGGCGCAGACTTGATCCACTGTACCGTCAACGGCCTCGGCGAACGGGCTGGAAACGTCGCCCTCGAGGAAGTCGCCATCGCGCTCTCGCACGTCTACGATATCGACACCGTCGAGCTCACCCAGTTGTACGATCTCGCACAGCTCGTGGCACGTGCTACGGGCGTCGAACTGCCGCCGAACAAGGCCGTCGTCGGGCAGAACGCCTTCACCCACGAGAGCGGTATCCACACCGACGGGACGCTCAAAGACGACAAGATGTACGAGCCGTACCCGCCGGAAACTGTCGGTCGCGAACGACGATTGGCGCTCGGTAAACACACCGGTCGCGCCGGTGTCCGGGCCGCTCTCGAAGAACACGACGTCGAGGTTTCCGAAGATGCGGTCGCAGAGATCGCCAACCGAGTAACCGAACTCGGTGATCGCGGCCGACGAGTCACCGATGCCGACCTCCTCGCAATCGCCGAAGACGTCACGGGTGCCGACCGCGAGCGAACGGTCGAACTGCTCGACCTGAACGCCATCAGCGGGGGCTCGGTCCCAACGGCGAGCGTTCGGTTGCTCGTTGCCGGCGACGAACGCGTCGCATCCGGGACCGGATCAGGGCCCGTCGACGCAGCCGTTTCCGCCGTCCGCGCCGCACTGGGTTCGGGAGCCGATGCCGAACTCGAGGCCTACCACGTCGACGCCGTCACCGGTGGCACCGACGCACTCGTCACCGTCGAAGTGACGATGTCTCGAGACGACCGAAGCGTTACCGTTGCCCGAAGTGAAGCCGACATTACTCGCGCCAGTGTCGAGGCAATGGTCGACGCATTGGACCGCTTGCTCGAGGCAGACGCCCAGGCGTTTGCCCCGGCAGACGACTGATCGGATAAAAACACGCTTTGTCCAGCTACTCCGTTTCTTCCTCGTCCGCCTCGAGACCGTGGGTCCGTGTGATAAGATTGGCTGGGTCGAGACCGTATAACGTGGCGAGAAAGAGCGCTAACACCACCACTGCTACTCGTGCCATGTCACCGAGTGTGCTCGGTATCGTTGGCTCG comes from the Natronosalvus amylolyticus genome and includes:
- a CDS encoding (R)-citramalate synthase translates to MKLLDTTLRDGEQAPGVSLSPDEKVEIARALERTGVSVIEAGSACTGAGEREAISRVTDLDLDARVTSFCRGIHTDIDLALECDVDGIHLVVPSSDRHVEGKVGSTREDNLERTAELVEYAKSHGLWVEVIGEDGSRADLEYLETLMATALDAGANRTCFADTVGHTGPERTAEVVGRLAELGPVSAHTHDDLGLGVANALAAVDAGADLIHCTVNGLGERAGNVALEEVAIALSHVYDIDTVELTQLYDLAQLVARATGVELPPNKAVVGQNAFTHESGIHTDGTLKDDKMYEPYPPETVGRERRLALGKHTGRAGVRAALEEHDVEVSEDAVAEIANRVTELGDRGRRVTDADLLAIAEDVTGADRERTVELLDLNAISGGSVPTASVRLLVAGDERVASGTGSGPVDAAVSAVRAALGSGADAELEAYHVDAVTGGTDALVTVEVTMSRDDRSVTVARSEADITRASVEAMVDALDRLLEADAQAFAPADD